In Salvia miltiorrhiza cultivar Shanhuang (shh) chromosome 4, IMPLAD_Smil_shh, whole genome shotgun sequence, the DNA window TACCTTTCAAACGCTTCAGATCAGCTTTGTTCTTTGCGTCAGTGTCTCTATGTCTTTGCAGCTCACCAGACAATGGTTTATGCTTCAAGTGAAGCTTCAGGGTTGCCATTCTAAGATTTCTGACCTCAGTTAGCAAATCAGGAAAAACCGCCTTCTGGCTCTGTCCTACAGTGGAGTGCCGAAAAGGAAATAAGGGGCCAAACAGAGAGACAGATGCATAAGcatagaaaaattgaaaaaggaGAAACGGATGAGCAATAAATAAGAAATCTTACAAGAACTTGATAAACTATATTCAGAAACTGAAGCATATGCAAATTAACAATATGGTCTTACCATTAGAAGACAGTGCTTTCAGAGATGCCGTGTACAATATACCCTTCAAATTGTTCAAATCATCAAAAGAAGCTACAATATTCTTGAGTATGGTCTCTAATTTCTCTGTCATTTCACGGTTTTCACCGTctatttttctatctttttcagttggattcataagtgtacTGGCTGAGCTACTTTCAGTCGCACCAGTTTCTAAGAGTCGGCTCAGTAAAGCATCCTCTGGTGGCGAATCACAATCTAATAAGGCAATTCGTATAACTTTATTAGCAAAAGTTCCAAAAAACATAGCTCAGAGTGAACATTATTCAGACTGAAAATTGTGTGACACATCATAGTTCATCACCAGCTAAGAGCTAAACCAAGTAGTTCCTATACatacagaaaaaataattaaaatttatatactgTTTCCGAATTGGCAATGCAAAATTATGCAAACAAATACATCTAAAAGAAGATTCTCTACAATATTGAAACATTACAAAAATCAAACATAACATATCTTACATGGTTCAAAGATTAGAACAACACAGTgttcatgaaaaataaaattctgTGCACCTCTATGATAGTAATGTTAAAAGTAATTTAGTGGAAATGCCTAGGAAATGTTCAGTCTGGGAATTTATAACTACAAATCCCCTctcatttttttgttgtgaGGAGATGTTTAAGAAACCAAATCTTATTGATATTAGTAGAGTACAAATATTGAAAAAGATGTCCACCCAGTCACAGAAAAGAGAAGTTCATAAAAGGACAGGCACCAAGAGAGAGACAAGATCACCACAAACGCTTAGATTCATCATCAAATTTGTTCTGCGATAACATACAAAATTAGTCTCATCAAAATTGGTGCTAGAACAACCCCCGCCCCGGGACTAGAATGATGGAGCACATGCACATACAAATATGTTTGTGCATGAGTACAATTTTGACCAATCAAGCAATAAAAATACACATCATCAGAGGATGTACAGTCAATCAGATAGACATGTAATAATAGCTCTTTGTGGCACAAACTAAACATAGTAAAAATATACACATAAGATGTTATTAATCGCCATATGCTCATAAAAAATAGGAAGGTATCATTGGTCAAAAACTAAGGCTGTTTCAGCGACACAATGTTTGAACATATCATTTAATCTCCAAAAAGTAAGATTGATGAATTAAACACCAATCGAAGGGGAAAGAAATGCATTTACAAAAACATATCTTCAACAGGCATCACTTACCTTCTTTTGCTAGGTGGCGTCCAAAACCTCGAACATCTTTTGTATTTTCAAGTGTGCAATTGGAATGTGACTCCAAGTGATCAACCAGCTAGTAAAATATTGGAGCCATTAGAAAATGAGTAGGCAAACATTTTGCAAATGCCAGATAGATAAAATTTATGTTATAACTGTTAGCATCATTTTTCACCTGCTTAATGGATGCATCAGGATATTCTATGTCCTTGTAGATGCATATCAAACCTATGGAGTTGATTGTTTTTGTTTATACTCAAGGAAAATGAGGCGTAAGGCCTTTCTTGCAAAAATGTTAACTTCCTTACCACAGTCCATCCTACAGCCCTTTCAGAGCTTTTTTTTAGCCAGTCACCAATTACAGATATATCATAAATTACCTATACCCACAGATAACCACTACAAAAGTATTGctagaagtaaaaaaaaaattgactcttttttatatatcaaaGATAGAAGAAGTAGGACGCTGTTGAACGATAGCAAGTAACAGATCAAAAAGTTAACTGCAACTTTCGATTTTGCTTCTTCTCTGTAATTAACTTTGATTCACAAAAGCTAATATTTTGTCGTTATTCAAGCAAATATCAGACTAAGCAATCAGGTTGCATTCACACTTTGAATTTTGGTAATACCGTAATAGGAGTATTTGTTTCCATTAATGGTTGTGACGTGTTAATAGCATAGGTGTAGAGgtcaaaaatattttctttttccctgGTTACTGTGTTATGATCATCTCCAAGGGGGCAGAGAAGGTTGAAATGGAATCAATAGTTAGCAAAGATGATCTACAGAAGCCCCTAAAGGAGATACCATAACTATTTTATCAGGCTCTGCAATTAAGATTTTCAGGTTAATTACCCCACTTGAATAGATACTACAAGCAAAAACTAAATCTAGACAAAGCCTCAACATCTAATCAAACCAGACATTCTTTATCATGAGAGTAAGAAAGTGAGAAAACCAAGACAATACTCATAACATCATACTCGTGTACCTGTTTCCATGCATTATCGACCTCAGCTAAAGTTTTCTTATATGAATGTTGTTTATCCCTCAACTGACACAATCTGTCCTCAAGGGCATTAATCTCAACCTTCTGAGTTTCCAACTTCTGTAGGagtttttgattttgaaattgaagCACTGCTGCATCAAGCTACagcaattcaaaattttgactaTTAGTTGACTCCACGGCAAAGGAATTGTGATTACAGTTTCagcagaaaagaaaagaaaagaaaaaaaaaaaaccatagtCAACAAAATATGATGGTCTGTGAGAGATATTTAATGAAGAAAACCCTTCCAAATTTAATAGCCTACAAAGATATAAGACATGCTAAAGCACGATAAACCTAAAATCAGCACCCATTCACACAAAACAATGTAAAGATAAAGAAACTCAAGGTCCCTGGAAACATGATAACTAAAACTGCATCCTAAATACTAACATCCAAGAGGAAATTTAACATCAGCTTAACACAAATAAAGCACAGAACGGGgggaaatcacataatcgaggACACGCCCCACTACAGAAGCTCATCCCAATATCACTAGTGTATTTCGTGCGTCTCTCCAACCATGAATTATCATGTGGAATCAAACACTTTCATGCAAATAGTGGCTTGAAAACTTAATTCTACCTAATTTCTGAGTCTTAGTCATAGAAAGTTCTTATTtagaaaattaaacaaaaaataaaaagaaaaagtagcAGCCTCACCTTTTTCTCCTCAGATAGCGCCGCAAGAGGATGCTTCTTGGCCGTGGCGGCAGTGGGCGATATGGAGCTAACATGACGCCTTTTCTTGTCAGCTTCGCCTGTACTACCCATTACAAAACCCACCCCTCAAAACCCTAAATCATCACTTTCCCTTTAAACCCCACAAAACAAAACTTTCAGGACAATTCACAAAACCCCCGGATAGTTCAACAAATAATTATGCCAAGCAAACATGCATGCATAAAAATCCAGTCTTGGCACAAATTGGAAAAAGCCCAAGTCTAAAAACAATAGATActtatcaaatttaaaaaagtGTATATTTGCTCCAATTCCAGCCGAACCCTAGGCCAGAGAGAAACCTGCGATTGCTAAGCTTCAATCAGCAATTAACAGAACACACGGTTTTCTTTTACCTTATTCTTCTTTATCTTGAATTCAATTTTTAGCCTCTTTCGGCATGTGAAGGAATTCACTGAGAGAAAGGGTGAAAATTTTACACACTCACACAGAACCTCTGAACATCACCAATGTgggggagaagagagagaaagtgaaaACTGCTTAATATGATTAGAGGGGCGAAAGGGGGGTTTGGAGAAATTTCTCGGGGCAAATACGTCATTTCGGATTGGGCTGCTTGGAGAAATCAATCCGGCTGACGTGGCGAGTATGGGAAATAGCCGAATAGGGTTTCCGTGTACGTGTCACGGGATTGGGGAGCTCTGATTGGCTGTCAGACTTTCCGTGAATTAGCTGTCATCACACCAGATAATTGCCTTGTGGGCCTCAAAAATACTGCATGGGCCGTCTCTATCTGAGCCCAATACATTAGCAAGGCCCAATGTATATTACGTAAGTAAGTGAAGTGAGAAAATGAGGTATTCAAATTTCAAAACTCCGAAAATTTCCTCTTTCAGAAGCGACGCCGCCGTCGCTCGCCGCCCGGCGCATTCCGTCTCTTTCTTCTCCCGTTgaaatggaaagaaaaactCTCTAAAATGAAGAGGCTGATGAAATCTGTCCGAAGCTGGCGTCTGGAGCCTTCAATTTGCAGCGTTTCACTGTATTCCACCCAAACACAGACCACCTCCGCACCGCGTCTGTTTAAGAGGCTTCAGAGATGTAACCAAGAGAGGGCTTCCGTACTACCCGTGCTCGACGAATGGGTCGCTCAAGGTCGAAGAATGCATCGTCCAGAACTCGAACGATTCATCAAGAGCTTCAGAACAAACAATCGAATCAAACCCGCGCTTGAGGTATGCGCAGATCACGTGTATTATCCTTTTGCACTTTCTGTTTTGCTTGATTGAATTGAATACTAGTGGAAATTTGACAGAATCTAGTGTTGTGAGGGCTATTCGAGATTTAACTTGGAGCACTTGGAATTGTGTAATTGCTGATTGAATGCGTGCATTGTATTATTTATTCCTCTTCAGTTAGGGTTTGCAATTACGTATAATTCTGGATCTTAATTTCGATGATTTCATGGCAGATTGCTGAATGGATGACTAGAAGCTTGGAGCATTTCACACTTAATCCGGCGCATGTTGCGATTCAGCTGGATCTAATTTCCAAGGTTCGTGGAGTCGAGCAAGCTGAGCACTTTTTCAATGGCCTGGAAGATGGTTTAAAAGATCCTCGCGTTTATTCAGCTCTGCTGAACTGCTATGCTGACGCGAAATCCCTAGAGAAAGCAGAGGCAACCATGGAGAAGATTAGGGAGCTCAACTATCGTAGTAACCTGTCATACAACACAATGATGAGCCTTTATTCAAAGATGGGGATGCATGACAAGGTAGATTTGATGATGCAAGAGATGGAGAGTGAGGGCATTGATTTCAGCATAGTTACGTACAACATCAGGTTGAATATCTACGCGGATCATTCTGATTTGGAAGGAATGGAGAAGCTCTTGATGAAGATGGAAGCAGATCCTCTGGTTTCTGATAAATTTTGTAGTTACTGCATAGCTGCAAAAGGATATATCAAAGCCGGTGCTTTAGAGAAAGCTTTGGCTATAGTGAAGAAAGCCGAGCTTTTGATTAAAGGTCGTGAGAGAAGGTTTGCGTATGGCCCTTTGATGGGTCTTTATGGCACTATGCAGAAAAGGGAAGAGGTATATCGCGTATGGAATCTGCTCCGAAAATGTGGGAAGTTACAATATGGATCGTATGCATACGTTATACCTACTTTGGAGAAGTTGGATGACCTTGATGGTGCCAAGAAGATCTTGGAGGAGTGGGAAGAAGAGAATGCAGGAGGCTCTGACATTCGGGTTCCAAACTTAGTCATCGGTGCATACTGCAGGAAAGGTGATGTAGGAGAGGCCGACGTTATCCTGAAGAGGGTTGCAGAAGGTGGGAGGAAGCCCTGTTCGAAGACGTGGAGCCATATGGCGCTTGGATACCTCAAAAATGGCCGGATGGAGGAGGCTGTGGAGATGACGAAGAAAGCTTCTATGGCTGCCGTTTCCGGTTGGAAACCCGACCACGCCACGGTGGCTGCCTGTGTAGAGCACTTGAAAAAGAAAGGAGAAGGAAAGGAAGCACAAGAATTGTTGGTGTTACTTGAGAAGCATGCAATATCATGGGATTTGAGTGAGAATATGAAGATATAGTTGAGCAATTAAAATGCCAATGGTGAAACGGGAGCTCTCTTCATCTTTGACCTGTGCTGCAGATCCATTATAAGCTTGGATTAATATTTTTTCAGTTTCGTTTTCAACTAACAATGCATTCACGTAGGAGCTCAAAGCTTTGAGacttttatatttataactaaTAGTAGGAGTTAGAAGCAATAGCTTTATGTGTTCATGCTTTGAGACTTTTATAACTAATAGTAGGAGTTAGAAGCAATAACTTTTATGTGTTAATGCTTTAAGACTTTGCAAATTAAAtagttataacttataactaATAGTAGGAGCTCAAAGCAATAACTTTTATGTGTTCATGCTTTAAGACTTTGCAAATTAAAtagttataacttataactaATAATAGGAGCTCAAAGCAATAACTTTTATGTGTTCATACCTTAAGACTTTGCAAATTAAATAGTTATATCTTATAACTAAAAGTAGGAGCTGAAAGCAATAACTTTTATGTGTTCATGCTTTAAGActttacaaattaaattattataactAATAAAAGGATGTTTTCGattaaccctaatttttattaaaccaTGATCTAACAATGGATTCATCTCTAGATCTCGTTCATTATTTAATAAGATTAATTAATAGCTAATTGATAATCCTAAAGAGAGCAAAGTAACCTGAACTCTAAAATTGAAATTTAGTTCATTATAAAgtagaaataaaagtaaaggaAAAAGTATTTCATAGAAATAAagtaaaagaagagaaaaaataattctTACAAATTCAAACTCTAAAATTGAAATTTAGTTCATTATAAAgtagaaataaaagtaaaggaAAAAGTATTTCATAGAAATAGagtaaaagaagagaaaaaacaaTTCTTACAAATTCAAAGTGCAAATCCATTCTAAACATAAATTATTGAGTTTCTTAGAGATTTTGCTtcataataaaaagtaaaaagagtAATGTAGATAATTTAGATGTACAAAAATAGTATCGaatactattaaaaaaaaagtatataagTGGAGTGAAAAGTGAGAGCATCAAAATGATGAAATTCCAATTCCTCCACAAATTTTCTGATTCGATCATCAAAAGGGGGATTCTGAGGGTTTCGTTGTATTCGAGTGAGAGATCGCCCAATCTGTACGAGAGGCTTCTCAAATGTCATCGCGAGAGGATTTCGGTGATTCCGGTTCTCGACGAATGGGTCGCTCAAGTTGGAGATATACGCCAGCAAACACTCGAACTGTTCATCAGAATGTTCAGAGCACGCCGTCGTTTCTGGCCTGCCCTTCATGTACGCATCGTGTAGCTTCTGCTTGTTATGAATTTCATGCATTTTCTACAATGGAACTGAGCTTTTGTTGTGAATCGCGTGTTTAGGTTTTGTTCTAGCTAATTTGTCGCTTTGGAGCATGTAGTTGATTTGATGTGTTTTATTGAATCCCTCTTGATGGATAGTTTATGCATATGAACTCGTGACAGATAATTGAATGGATGAATCGTAGCAGGAATCAGTTTGTAATGACCCCACAACTCGCTGCGGTTCACCTAGATCTATTGTTTAAGTTTTATGGCATAGAGCAAGCAGAGAAATATTTCAATGAACTCGACGACGTTTTACTGGATTATCCAGTTTATGTAGCTCTTTTGAACTGCTATGCCGAGGCGAAATACGTAGAGAAAGCAGAGGCAATCATGGGATATATTAGGAAGTTCAAGTCCCGCTCTACTCTGCCTTACAATGTAATGCTGAGTCTTTACAACAGGAAGCGGGAGCACGAGAAGCTCGAGGCATTGACACGAGAGATGCGAGATGAGGGGATTGTTTACAACAGGAACACTTATGGAATCTTGTTAAAAACATACGCACGTTGTGATGTAGAGCGGATGGAGAAGCTTTTGGTGAGGATGGAGATAGATGACTGGGACTATGTCGATTTTGATACTTATGCTACAGCGGTTAAAGGGTATCTCGAAGCTGGTGCTTCGGAGAAGGCTTATGCGCTCTTGAGGAAAGCCGAGAGCTTGACTGGAGTTCATGGAAGAAGTAGCGCGTATCTGACTATGATAAATTACTATGCTGCAATGCAGAGAAAAGAAGATGTGTATCGCGTATGGAATCTGCTTCCGGACTTTGCTGAGTTATCGAAGAACTACTATTATACTATGATAAGCTCATTGGCGAAGTTGGATGACCTTGATGGTGCCAGAAAGATCTTGGAGGAATGGGAGAGAACGAACGCAGCTGCTTCTTATATTGAGATGACGAACCTGGTCATCCGTGCTTACTGCAAGAAGGGTGATGTAGGAGACGCTGAGATTATTCTGAAGCGAGCCATGGATACTGGGAAGGAGCCCAATGCACTAACGTTTAGTCATATGGCGCTCGGATACTTCAAAGATGGGCAGATGGAGAAGGCCGTGGAGTTTACAACCAAGGCGTTTGTGGCCAGTTTGCCCAGCTGGAAACCTAACCTCATTGTAGTATCGGCCTGCTTAGAATATCTGCAAAAGAAAGGAGATGCAGATGGAATGCAAGAAATGTTAATGCTTCTGGAGAAGTACGGCAGTTCCTCAGACGACGCCAAGGAGATCATAGAAAGATTCTCGAGCAACGGGAAGCCACAGACTGAAAATCAGAACAAGACAGCAGCTAGGGAGGACTTTTACATCCCATTATTCACCTCAACTGCTGGTGGCAAAAATAGCTGACCCTCATTCACAGAGCCTGGTGGAATTTTGAATTCGGCCGTTTCAGTAATTCTGGCAAGAAATGCACAAGATGAAGAAGGTATGCTCCCCAATTCTTCTTCGTTGATGTTCATTTGTGATAGAGATGGGAAGCCTTCAACAATTTAGAATGAAACACTGAAACTTGTATCTTTCTTCATTGAGAAAATGAATTCTGCCTGTAGCCATTTGGCATTTGAGTTGGAAAGAATCAATCAATTGAAGTTTTGGTACAGTGGAAATACACTATAAATCTTGTTAGCATATGTACTTTCACTAAATGTGAGCCATGCTCGAATTTATAATCAGTTGAACATAGCCATTTTAAAacgagaaaagaaaaagaattaacATTGGCTGTAATCACCTAATATTGTACAAAAAGGGAAGCAAAAATTCGTAAACTGAAGCCAACTCATTCTTGCTTCTTGGCAAATTCGTCTTTCTCTTTATTCCCATCCTCCACGAGCATGCGGAGGAGGGCTTCACACACTTGAGAAGCGTCTGCTTCTGACGGATCGTCGTTCAACGACGAATAAACCATCCAAGCGTGGTCCAGCTTGCGCTTTGGCCTGACCACAATCGAGCCAGGTACCTCTGCATCACGGCAAGTGACGAGCCCATCACTCTTCTCGCCATACCTACTCTGTAGCAGCTGTGCACAGGCAGCCATTGCAGCACCCAGAGGTATGATCACGGGCAGGGTTGCTGGTTGCCCGGAGAACATGGGGAGTTCTGCATGAGCAACGCGAGATAGTGTGGCCAAAACAGCAGGAGAGATCGGCGCCTCCGTGTGGAACGAAACGATGGGCAGCTCCCTTGGTAATTGATATTTCCTCAAGAACTCTTTCCTTTTCTCATAAGTTAAGTCTTCTAGAGCCTGCATATCGCCCTATATAATACATTCCAGCATTAGCACACATCTACAATGAATCAACGATCTATCGATCTAGTCCCTCTGTCCCAGAATAAGTTTCCTCTACTTTGGAAAACACACATACCAAGAATTTGTAATTATTAGAAGAGCAAAATAGGAAGTTATGCATCAGTTTACCATGGAATAAATGGGACACTTATTCCGGGACAAAATTCATTTGTTAATCGGACACTtatttggggacggagggagcatgTGCTATAAGAAAATGCAAGTAGCACAACGTTAAACCATGCGAGCAAGCATAGTCTAGCCTTCCAAAGTCATAAAATCACATAGTTTTCATACCTTGATCACTTTACAGATGAGGATCTCCATCAGCTTACGCATGTTGACGTAATCGCCAAGCTGACCTTCTCGGAGTATATCAGAAGCGATTGGACTACCACCGTATGGGCTCTGCGCTAACGCTAATCCAGCAACCTTGTCTTTCAGTTCATCCCAATACATGGACAAAGCGGCCGCAGCATCTATTCCCCCTTTACTATGGCCGAGCAGCAACACGCGTTTCTTGGAACCCCAATATATTTCTTCGATATAGTCCTTTATCTCTTTGGCATTCTTTTCCACTGAAGCCTAAAACTTAACTTCATCAAGGAACGGAAGAAGCACGTGCAGTGGGACAGTACAATTAATCGATCGTACCTCACTGTGAATTTTGGCTATATGACAAGTGAGCCCCATCTTCGAAAAACTTGTCTTCGTGTTCACGAAATAAAGAGGTCCGTGGTTGCTGAAAAGACCTTAGGAAATAAACAGCGCAAAACTACAGGTTAATCTGTGACATATTGTATGATATAACAACAAAAGAGAAATTGtctttatcttttttatatAGAATTTTGCCAATAACGTTAGTTATCATTTCTCAAACAATTTTCCAACTAtgtaattgaaaattcaaaatttctaTCGCAGTGGAATAAAGAGATAGTGAATACAAGGCACAGAGAAGCATCACCACCTGGGATTAACAAGTAAACCATTGTGTTTGGCAACCGGTGCACACCATGTCTGATTCAGAAGGCCAACACtgttataaatttaaactaCGGAAGTAACTTGTCGGATGTAAGCAACTCGAATAATTTATACCGTATTTCATCAAGTATTTCTGTGAATCTTTCTGTTCCATCTTCAACCGGTGGCATGTCTGGATCCCTTTGTAGCCAGCCAATATCATCGGCAGAACCACGAACTGTCCTCCTAACCTTTTCAATGAGGCTAGTAGTAGACAATAGCAAAACAAATGAATTAACCAAAGGAACAAGATTGCGATTACAAACAATTTAACCAAACGAAATTGTAGTTATCAGTTTTAGTAGGCTTAAACTATATGTACCCCTGGAAAATAGAATTGCCGTTTATGTTGGTGTTTAATGGCACGATCGCATTTGAATTTTGAGAAGACCGTCCAGCTGGGCCCCTAGTTATTGCACCATGGACTATTGGAGCATCAAATTCGGAAGCAGATAAATCACTTCCACTTGAAGACACATTTCTATTAGTTAATAGAGATCTGGTCTCTTCTGAACCAAATTGTACCATTTCATGTCCATGAGGATCTTCAGACGCAGCGCCTACTGCAATAAGTGTAGAAGCAAATGACGCCACAGCATCAGAGTTTGACTAAGATATGTATTATGAACATGGAAACTAATTGTTTTCTGCTTTTCTTGAGGGGAGAAGGAAATGCACAAGGAGAAACATATAAAGATGGAACAAGGTAACAAAACAGTTAGCAAAATCACAGAATAAGGGAATTTGTTACTTCACAAAAGGCAGTTCCAATGATTATCTTATCCATCTTAAAAGTTAACGTACGAAGCAGCATACAAACATCCTTCATCCCTCTACTCAAACTTCACACAACTCTCATCTTGTGCCTGCTATAGCAATGTCTTAACTAATGAGCCACCTTCTACAAATTCTCCCTACTCCTTGCAAAATTTTACTTCAAGTGAATGGAACAGTATAATTTTCTTCAGAACATACTATACTCCTCGTGCAGCTACGTCGACATCTTATTAGAATCCCATGTCTGCTTAGCAAACATCAAATTCTCAATACGTTACATCCTATATCATGAGCATATTCTGAATCAACAGAGCTAGTGAAAATCACTAAATCATGCAACAATGCTTCTCTGTCACTGAAATTCAACAATCAAACCCTAGTTTCAATGTCTTCCTCCTCATGTAGCTTTGAATTAACAACAAAAGACGAGTTAACATCCAACAAAAGAAAATGCACAAAAATGGATCCCAACTTCACCGAATCAAAATTATACTCAATGGCAGTTACGAAATTACTTGAAATATCAGGGAAACAGCGGGTGAAAATCGACGTGGTTCCGGCGAGATACGACGCCGCCTCATTCAGAGACGGCACTGAGGTAAATAATTGTGGAATTCCGGGACGATCATCCCCCACCGCCGCCGCGCTACCCTTTTCCATTGCAATCAATAAACAAATGGAAACCAATTAAATTgtattctaatatatataataataataataaaatcaatCTTTTTACCAAACATTGACAAAAAGGAGAGTATAAGTACCATAAGCGGTGCGCCCTCACCGCTATCGGAACCTCTAGCTTCCATACCCAAAAGGGTTTtgccaaagaaaggagaagaaataaaagaaattggCCTAAATTGAACAAAGATTAGATTATGCAGCAAATCCCTCTTTTCCTAAAAGATGAAATGGCGCAAAATATCAAAGATTCTTGCGTCTCGAATAAAAATTCAACGAAATTAATCGTAACTGCCAAGCAATAATATCGATTCAgtaaaaaatttgaatttcagaAAAGAATTTCTATAGGCGGCCAAAAAATAGGTGACTAGGGGAGCCAACGACGTCGTTTCCCTTTTCTAGTTCTCtcttagaaaagaattaaacaaAGGAGTTCTctaacccaaaaagaaaaatgagttcATCTTGAAATcatgaataataatataaaataaaaggttAATTGTGGCTAATTATGAAGTTTTATCAAATTTTGGTTTGTCAtataatctttaaaatttgaattaaaattttacaaaattttGGTTAAGCTTTCTTATTGGTTACAATTTGGATCAACTTCTCATTCTACATTGGCCCCCCTTCTTTTACGAATAATCTAGAGGATACACTTTAAATTGAATAACAAACGAATAATAAAATTACTTTTTTACATATCAAATTCAAATGTATCGCTCCAATATAAAAACTGTTTCATTTAGTTTAGCCATAAACACAACTAATGTATTATCTGTcgaatttttataaattacacaCTAGTtaaccttaaaataaaaaataagaccAACAATGAGAGCCCGCCAGGATACGACATAT includes these proteins:
- the LOC131022856 gene encoding pentatricopeptide repeat-containing protein At2g20710, mitochondrial-like; protein product: MKRLMKSVRSWRLEPSICSVSLYSTQTQTTSAPRLFKRLQRCNQERASVLPVLDEWVAQGRRMHRPELERFIKSFRTNNRIKPALEIAEWMTRSLEHFTLNPAHVAIQLDLISKVRGVEQAEHFFNGLEDGLKDPRVYSALLNCYADAKSLEKAEATMEKIRELNYRSNLSYNTMMSLYSKMGMHDKVDLMMQEMESEGIDFSIVTYNIRLNIYADHSDLEGMEKLLMKMEADPLVSDKFCSYCIAAKGYIKAGALEKALAIVKKAELLIKGRERRFAYGPLMGLYGTMQKREEVYRVWNLLRKCGKLQYGSYAYVIPTLEKLDDLDGAKKILEEWEEENAGGSDIRVPNLVIGAYCRKGDVGEADVILKRVAEGGRKPCSKTWSHMALGYLKNGRMEEAVEMTKKASMAAVSGWKPDHATVAACVEHLKKKGEGKEAQELLVLLEKHAISWDLSENMKI
- the LOC131022857 gene encoding pentatricopeptide repeat-containing protein At2g20710, mitochondrial-like isoform X1 produces the protein MMKFQFLHKFSDSIIKRGILRVSLYSSERSPNLYERLLKCHRERISVIPVLDEWVAQVGDIRQQTLELFIRMFRARRRFWPALHIIEWMNRSRNQFVMTPQLAAVHLDLLFKFYGIEQAEKYFNELDDVLLDYPVYVALLNCYAEAKYVEKAEAIMGYIRKFKSRSTLPYNVMLSLYNRKREHEKLEALTREMRDEGIVYNRNTYGILLKTYARCDVERMEKLLVRMEIDDWDYVDFDTYATAVKGYLEAGASEKAYALLRKAESLTGVHGRSSAYLTMINYYAAMQRKEDVYRVWNLLPDFAELSKNYYYTMISSLAKLDDLDGARKILEEWERTNAAASYIEMTNLVIRAYCKKGDVGDAEIILKRAMDTGKEPNALTFSHMALGYFKDGQMEKAVEFTTKAFVASLPSWKPNLIVVSACLEYLQKKGDADGMQEMLMLLEKYGSSSDDAKEIIERFSSNGKPQTENQNKTAAREDFYIPLFTSTAGGKNS
- the LOC131022857 gene encoding pentatricopeptide repeat-containing protein At2g20710, mitochondrial-like isoform X2, translated to MNQFVMTPQLAAVHLDLLFKFYGIEQAEKYFNELDDVLLDYPVYVALLNCYAEAKYVEKAEAIMGYIRKFKSRSTLPYNVMLSLYNRKREHEKLEALTREMRDEGIVYNRNTYGILLKTYARCDVERMEKLLVRMEIDDWDYVDFDTYATAVKGYLEAGASEKAYALLRKAESLTGVHGRSSAYLTMINYYAAMQRKEDVYRVWNLLPDFAELSKNYYYTMISSLAKLDDLDGARKILEEWERTNAAASYIEMTNLVIRAYCKKGDVGDAEIILKRAMDTGKEPNALTFSHMALGYFKDGQMEKAVEFTTKAFVASLPSWKPNLIVVSACLEYLQKKGDADGMQEMLMLLEKYGSSSDDAKEIIERFSSNGKPQTENQNKTAAREDFYIPLFTSTAGGKNS
- the LOC131022858 gene encoding uncharacterized protein LOC131022858, whose translation is MEARGSDSGEGAPLMGSAAAVGDDRPGIPQLFTSVPSLNEAASYLAGTTSIFTRCFPDISIGAASEDPHGHEMVQFGSEETRSLLTNRNVSSSGSDLSASEFDAPIVHGAITRGPAGRSSQNSNAIVPLNTNINGNSIFQGLIEKVRRTVRGSADDIGWLQRDPDMPPVEDGTERFTEILDEIRHGVHRLPNTMVYLLIPGLFSNHGPLYFVNTKTSFSKMGLTCHIAKIHSEASVEKNAKEIKDYIEEIYWGSKKRVLLLGHSKGGIDAAAALSMYWDELKDKVAGLALAQSPYGGSPIASDILREGQLGDYVNMRKLMEILICKVIKGDMQALEDLTYEKRKEFLRKYQLPRELPIVSFHTEAPISPAVLATLSRVAHAELPMFSGQPATLPVIIPLGAAMAACAQLLQSRYGEKSDGLVTCRDAEVPGSIVVRPKRKLDHAWMVYSSLNDDPSEADASQVCEALLRMLVEDGNKEKDEFAKKQE